One Streptomyces sp. NBC_00223 genomic window carries:
- a CDS encoding alpha/beta hydrolase family protein, producing the protein MTSREISAFAAEEERRVLSLKPVLAPAHGRYGDHPHQVYDSWPAEDPGAPLVLLLHGGYWRYDRMHLTPFASWLAKQGFSVLLPGFRRSGGAGGYPETFDDIARIVDTLPAGRPYVLAGHCSGGHLALWCAARALLPTDSPWHTTSLPTAVLALAPLTDLDATRRDRLSDDAALQLLGGPALFEERMPYVDPLTLLKGQGRTGVRTVLLHGAVDEEVPLSQFADYAAVDDDLDTVVLPGIGHYTLIEPDAPGAIAVADVMRRLAAEAAGVAEAAQASESESESESAKVAAVAVAEPQRP; encoded by the coding sequence GTGACGTCTAGGGAGATCTCGGCCTTCGCGGCCGAGGAGGAGCGGCGCGTCCTGAGCCTGAAGCCGGTCCTGGCGCCGGCGCACGGGAGGTACGGGGACCACCCGCACCAGGTCTACGACTCCTGGCCCGCCGAGGACCCCGGGGCGCCACTGGTACTGCTGCTGCACGGCGGGTACTGGCGCTACGACCGTATGCACCTGACGCCGTTCGCGTCCTGGCTGGCGAAGCAGGGCTTCTCCGTGCTGCTGCCCGGCTTTCGCCGGTCCGGGGGCGCCGGCGGCTATCCGGAGACCTTCGACGACATCGCCCGGATCGTCGACACACTGCCGGCGGGCCGGCCGTACGTCCTGGCCGGCCACTGCTCCGGCGGTCACCTCGCGCTGTGGTGCGCCGCCCGCGCGCTGCTGCCCACCGACTCGCCCTGGCACACCACCTCGCTGCCGACCGCCGTGCTCGCTCTCGCCCCGCTGACCGACCTCGACGCCACCCGCCGGGACCGGCTCAGCGACGACGCGGCACTGCAACTCCTCGGCGGGCCGGCTCTGTTCGAGGAGCGGATGCCGTACGTCGATCCACTGACGCTGCTGAAGGGGCAGGGGCGGACAGGCGTACGCACCGTGCTGCTGCACGGCGCGGTCGACGAGGAGGTCCCGCTGTCGCAGTTCGCGGACTACGCGGCGGTGGACGACGACCTGGACACGGTCGTCCTGCCCGGCATCGGCCACTACACGCTGATCGAGCCCGACGCGCCCGGTGCGATCGCGGTCGCCGACGTCATGCGCCGCTTGGCCGCGGAGGCGGCGGGGGTCGCGGAGGCGGCGCAGGCTTCGGAGTCGGAGTCGGAGTCGGAGTCGGCGAAGGTCGCGGCCGTCGCCGTCGCGGAGCCCCAGCGCCCATGA
- a CDS encoding SDR family oxidoreductase: MTTTGRQQGRTALVTGGSRGIGRAVSRRLAREGALVAVHYGHDAAAAERTVKEIETDGGRAFAVRAELGVPGDAATLWAAFDRELAAYDAGAGPGLDILVNNAGITLPRPIEQVTEEDYDHVFAVNTKAPFFILQQGIGRLRDGGRIISVSSAATRVAYPAIVAYSMTKAALEHLTLSLALQLAPRNITVNTVAPGFTETEINPTLRNPQIRQALSAASVFNRLGVPADIADVIAFVASDDARWVTGQRLDATGGVHLGL; this comes from the coding sequence TTGACCACCACCGGGCGACAGCAGGGCAGGACCGCGCTGGTCACGGGAGGCAGCCGCGGTATCGGGCGGGCCGTCAGCCGGCGGCTGGCGCGCGAGGGCGCGCTGGTCGCCGTCCACTACGGGCACGACGCCGCGGCGGCGGAACGCACGGTCAAGGAGATCGAGACGGACGGCGGCCGGGCGTTCGCGGTGCGCGCGGAACTGGGTGTCCCCGGTGACGCGGCCACGCTCTGGGCCGCGTTCGACCGCGAGCTGGCCGCGTACGACGCGGGCGCCGGACCGGGCCTGGACATCCTGGTCAACAACGCGGGGATCACCCTGCCCCGGCCGATCGAGCAGGTCACCGAGGAGGACTACGACCACGTCTTCGCCGTCAACACCAAGGCCCCGTTCTTCATCCTCCAGCAGGGCATCGGCCGGCTGCGGGACGGCGGCCGGATCATCAGCGTCTCGTCGGCGGCCACCCGCGTCGCGTACCCGGCGATCGTCGCGTACTCCATGACCAAAGCGGCCCTGGAGCACCTGACGCTCTCGCTCGCCCTCCAGCTCGCCCCGCGGAACATCACGGTCAACACGGTCGCGCCCGGCTTCACCGAGACCGAGATCAACCCGACCCTGCGGAACCCGCAGATCCGGCAGGCGCTCTCCGCGGCCTCGGTGTTCAACCGGCTCGGCGTGCCGGCCGACATCGCCGACGTGATCGCCTTCGTCGCGAGCGACGACGCCCGCTGGGTGACGGGCCAGCGGCTCGACGCGACCGGCGGCGTCCACCTCGGCCTGTAG
- the paaA gene encoding 1,2-phenylacetyl-CoA epoxidase subunit PaaA, whose protein sequence is MRVLDHSARTAGPASATVSAARGADVPPERTSRSGGPTTQEELLAHFEALLSAGETIEPRDWIPDGYRRMLLRQIAQHAHSEIIGMQPEGAWLTRSPSLHRKSVLIAKVQDEAGHGLYLYAAAETLGVDRAALLDALHQGRQRYAATFNHPALTWADTGAIAWLTDGAAVINQAPLCHTSYGPYARAMRRVCQEEAFHVRQGYDLIRALCDGTPGQREMAQDAVNRWWLPAVALMFGPPDTVAAGADERTVALGAAVSRQAIAWGIKRHTNDELRQRFVDHCVPQAERLGLSLPDPGIRWNEERGHYDFGPIDWELYRGALGDDTHCARQRVAHRVAAHEDGAWVREAAAAYAARVDDGGRAAL, encoded by the coding sequence ATGCGGGTGCTCGACCACAGCGCGCGGACAGCCGGCCCGGCGTCCGCGACGGTGTCCGCGGCGCGGGGCGCCGACGTCCCGCCGGAGCGGACCTCCCGCTCCGGCGGGCCGACCACGCAGGAGGAGCTCCTCGCACACTTCGAGGCGCTGCTGAGCGCCGGCGAGACCATCGAGCCGCGCGACTGGATACCCGACGGCTACCGACGGATGCTGCTACGCCAGATCGCCCAGCACGCCCACTCCGAGATCATCGGCATGCAGCCGGAGGGCGCCTGGCTGACCCGGTCCCCTTCGCTGCACCGCAAGTCGGTGCTCATCGCCAAGGTCCAGGACGAGGCCGGCCACGGCCTCTATCTGTACGCCGCCGCCGAGACGCTCGGTGTCGACCGCGCCGCGCTGCTCGACGCCCTCCACCAGGGCCGTCAGCGCTATGCCGCCACCTTCAACCACCCGGCGCTCACCTGGGCCGACACCGGGGCGATCGCCTGGCTGACGGACGGCGCGGCGGTCATCAACCAGGCACCGCTCTGCCACACCTCGTACGGTCCGTACGCCCGGGCCATGCGCCGCGTCTGCCAGGAGGAGGCCTTCCACGTCCGCCAGGGGTACGACCTGATACGTGCCCTGTGCGACGGCACGCCCGGGCAGCGGGAGATGGCGCAGGACGCGGTGAACCGCTGGTGGCTGCCGGCCGTGGCGCTGATGTTCGGCCCGCCCGACACGGTCGCCGCGGGCGCGGACGAGCGGACGGTGGCGCTGGGCGCGGCCGTGTCGCGGCAGGCCATCGCCTGGGGCATCAAGCGGCACACCAACGACGAACTGCGCCAGCGCTTCGTCGACCACTGCGTCCCGCAGGCCGAACGCCTCGGGCTGAGCCTGCCGGACCCGGGGATCCGCTGGAACGAGGAGCGCGGCCACTACGACTTCGGGCCGATCGACTGGGAGCTGTACCGGGGGGCGCTCGGTGACGACACGCACTGCGCCCGGCAGCGCGTCGCGCACCGGGTCGCCGCGCACGAGGACGGGGCGTGGGTGCGGGAGGCGGCGGCCGCGTACGCGGCACGCGTGGACGACGGCGGGAGGGCGGCGCTGTGA
- a CDS encoding 2Fe-2S iron-sulfur cluster-binding protein gives MNTTRPAPGPAPAARRGWFPLTVAGLEALADDTVAVTLRVPPDLAGTFAARAGQHVVVRHRRPGGRELRRAYSVCPPPGDPGALRLVIKRNSSDGFGAYAVDSLSSGDVLGLSPPTGRFGLPDLTGGHHVLLAGGTGVTPLAAMAATALRGSPDCRVSLVHAVRSAGTALLADELAELKDEFVDRFTVLHVLSRERRESGLFSGRIDAEKLTRLLSLLDARPDGTTSFSLCGPAALVETARTTLAAWGARPELVGWELFSADGTPPEVEPGTEPGPETEVAASGDERHIRAVIGGRSTVVTMAAGDRVVLDAVLRARPEVPYACREGVCGSCRAKVVAGSVTLGRQHALDARDLAAGYTLACRARPRADDLTLDFDL, from the coding sequence ATGAACACGACGCGGCCCGCTCCCGGCCCGGCGCCCGCCGCGCGCCGCGGCTGGTTCCCGCTCACGGTCGCCGGGCTCGAAGCGCTGGCCGACGACACCGTGGCCGTCACCCTGCGGGTGCCGCCGGACCTGGCCGGCACCTTCGCGGCCCGGGCCGGGCAGCATGTGGTCGTGCGCCACCGGCGCCCCGGCGGGCGGGAACTGCGCCGCGCCTACTCGGTGTGCCCGCCGCCCGGCGACCCCGGTGCCCTGCGCCTGGTGATCAAGCGCAACTCGTCCGACGGGTTCGGCGCCTACGCGGTGGACTCCCTGTCCTCCGGCGACGTGCTCGGCCTGTCACCGCCGACAGGCCGGTTCGGACTGCCGGACCTCACGGGCGGACACCATGTGCTGCTCGCCGGGGGTACCGGGGTCACACCCCTGGCCGCGATGGCGGCGACGGCCCTGCGCGGTTCGCCGGACTGCCGGGTGTCGCTGGTCCACGCGGTCCGTTCCGCGGGCACGGCGCTGCTGGCGGACGAACTCGCCGAGCTGAAGGACGAGTTCGTCGACCGCTTCACCGTGCTGCACGTCCTGTCGCGTGAGCGGCGCGAGAGCGGGCTGTTCAGCGGGCGGATCGACGCGGAGAAGCTGACGCGGCTGCTGTCCCTGCTGGACGCGCGGCCCGACGGGACGACCTCGTTCAGCCTGTGCGGACCCGCCGCGCTGGTGGAGACCGCGCGGACGACGCTGGCGGCCTGGGGCGCGCGGCCGGAGCTGGTGGGCTGGGAGCTGTTCTCGGCCGACGGCACGCCGCCCGAGGTTGAGCCCGGTACCGAGCCCGGTCCCGAGACCGAGGTGGCCGCGTCCGGCGACGAGCGGCACATCCGTGCGGTGATCGGCGGCCGTTCGACGGTCGTGACCATGGCGGCGGGCGACCGTGTGGTGCTGGACGCCGTGCTGCGGGCCCGGCCGGAGGTGCCGTACGCCTGCCGGGAAGGCGTGTGCGGAAGCTGCCGCGCCAAGGTCGTGGCGGGTTCGGTGACGCTCGGCCGGCAGCACGCCCTCGACGCCCGCGATCTCGCGGCGGGCTACACCCTCGCCTGCCGGGCCCGGCCACGCGCCGACGACCTCACTCTCGACTTCGACCTCTGA
- a CDS encoding class I adenylate-forming enzyme family protein: MWLTQLLERNRQCFPDRVALVDEHRSVTWAQFHDRTAELAGGLADLGIERGDRVAVLSLDRIEVLESYFALARLGALFVPLNHSLAAPEVTGIIERVGAVAVLGESELLDRHTSLPDHVRLRLALDKPVFTALGTVTGPVPQPEVADTDPVAVLHTSATTGQAKGVTVDPASFRAIGLGWLAVARPTDDIVMVNCAPLYHGSMVVSLTYMAAGATIVLMPGFTPQRALAAVEQHRATHLWLVPQMLRFMLQAKASHSTDLSSLREILYGAAPMPLDVYADAVTRLGCGFRQVYGMTEVGGPFVTLGPEEHPAPGEVTVRIPCGRVIPGMSARAVGAGGGELPRGGIGEIVVRGPGVMQGYWNDPGATEEVLLNGWVRTGDLGFVDEGGRIHLVDRTKDLIIRAGQNVYPSEIERVLMTHPAVRDAAVVGIPDEDYGEIPLAYVVAEEATDARTLLAHLAGNLAPYKRPRRVEFIEQVPRNPAGKIIKKQLRGRV; the protein is encoded by the coding sequence ATGTGGCTGACCCAACTGCTGGAGCGCAATCGCCAGTGCTTCCCCGACCGGGTCGCCCTCGTCGACGAGCACCGCAGCGTCACCTGGGCGCAATTCCACGACCGGACGGCCGAACTCGCCGGGGGGCTGGCCGATCTCGGCATCGAACGCGGTGACCGGGTGGCCGTCCTCTCCCTGGACCGGATCGAGGTCCTGGAGAGCTACTTCGCGCTGGCCCGCCTGGGCGCCCTGTTCGTGCCGCTGAACCACAGCCTCGCCGCGCCGGAGGTGACGGGGATCATCGAGCGGGTCGGCGCGGTCGCGGTGCTGGGCGAGTCGGAGCTGCTCGACCGGCACACCTCACTGCCGGACCACGTACGTCTGCGCCTGGCGCTCGACAAGCCGGTGTTCACCGCCCTCGGCACGGTCACCGGACCGGTCCCGCAGCCGGAGGTCGCCGACACCGACCCGGTCGCCGTCCTGCACACCTCGGCGACCACCGGCCAGGCCAAGGGCGTCACCGTCGACCCGGCGTCGTTCCGCGCCATCGGTCTGGGCTGGCTGGCCGTCGCCCGCCCCACCGACGACATCGTCATGGTCAACTGCGCCCCCCTCTACCACGGCAGCATGGTCGTCTCCCTCACCTACATGGCCGCCGGGGCCACGATCGTGCTGATGCCCGGCTTCACACCGCAGCGCGCCCTGGCCGCCGTCGAACAGCACCGGGCCACCCACCTGTGGCTCGTCCCGCAGATGCTGCGCTTCATGCTCCAGGCGAAGGCCTCGCACAGCACCGACCTGTCCTCCCTGCGCGAGATCCTCTACGGCGCCGCCCCGATGCCCCTCGACGTCTACGCCGATGCCGTGACCCGGCTCGGCTGCGGTTTCCGCCAGGTGTACGGCATGACCGAGGTCGGCGGTCCGTTCGTGACCCTCGGCCCCGAGGAACACCCCGCGCCCGGTGAGGTCACGGTCCGTATCCCGTGCGGCCGGGTGATCCCGGGCATGTCCGCGCGTGCCGTCGGCGCCGGGGGCGGGGAGCTGCCCAGGGGCGGGATCGGCGAGATCGTCGTGCGGGGGCCCGGGGTCATGCAGGGCTACTGGAACGACCCCGGGGCCACCGAGGAAGTGCTCCTGAACGGCTGGGTCCGCACCGGGGACCTCGGATTCGTCGACGAGGGCGGCCGTATCCACCTCGTGGACCGGACCAAGGACCTGATCATCCGGGCCGGCCAGAACGTGTACCCGTCCGAGATCGAGCGCGTCCTCATGACCCACCCGGCGGTCAGGGACGCGGCCGTCGTCGGCATCCCGGACGAGGACTACGGCGAGATACCTCTGGCGTACGTCGTCGCCGAGGAGGCCACGGACGCCCGGACCCTGCTCGCGCACCTCGCCGGGAACCTCGCCCCCTACAAGCGGCCCCGCCGCGTCGAGTTCATCGAGCAGGTGCCGCGGAACCCCGCCGGGAAGATCATCAAGAAGCAGCTGCGCGGGCGGGTCTGA
- a CDS encoding transposase family protein, producing the protein MSRQHFGELPDELEPVWEARCEGGRHDRRGHGRRRRAGAGPKYELAFRDRLVITLVHLRTGLPQDALAVVYDVGSSTVGRAIGEVRPLLAARGFAVPDRPGLRLCTLEDVFAYAEAEGVELRLDGAETQVRRPKAGRPGRRAFVSGKRRQNTIKTTRFSDGQGRLLYSGVERPGRMHDQTAVRTERIAEQFRTRPGVKAKADSGYQGLAKEFPDQVSTPPKNPKDDACNGDKYAWREARRRQSSARICVEHTNAELRQWAPLRRFTRPRETFCETQRAIAALISDRAAKRPTRREYSTELILARDAAH; encoded by the coding sequence GTGAGCCGCCAACACTTCGGCGAGTTGCCCGACGAACTCGAACCGGTGTGGGAAGCGCGGTGCGAGGGTGGGCGTCACGACCGGCGCGGGCACGGCCGACGCCGCCGGGCCGGGGCGGGCCCGAAGTACGAACTCGCCTTCCGTGACCGGTTGGTGATCACGCTGGTCCACCTGCGCACCGGCCTGCCCCAGGACGCCCTCGCAGTGGTCTACGACGTCGGCTCCTCGACCGTCGGGCGGGCGATCGGCGAGGTGAGGCCCCTGCTCGCGGCCCGCGGTTTCGCTGTTCCCGACCGGCCCGGCCTGCGCCTGTGCACCCTGGAGGACGTGTTCGCCTACGCGGAGGCGGAGGGCGTCGAGCTGCGGCTCGACGGTGCGGAGACCCAGGTCCGCCGCCCGAAGGCCGGCCGCCCCGGGCGCCGGGCGTTCGTCTCGGGAAAGCGCAGGCAGAACACCATCAAGACCACCAGGTTCAGCGACGGACAGGGCCGCCTGCTCTATTCCGGAGTGGAACGGCCCGGCCGGATGCACGACCAGACCGCAGTCCGCACCGAGCGCATCGCCGAGCAGTTCAGGACCCGTCCCGGCGTGAAGGCGAAGGCCGACTCCGGCTACCAGGGCCTGGCCAAGGAGTTCCCCGACCAGGTCAGCACCCCACCGAAGAATCCGAAGGATGACGCCTGTAACGGCGACAAGTACGCCTGGCGCGAAGCCCGCAGGCGGCAGTCCTCGGCCCGGATCTGCGTCGAACACACCAACGCCGAGCTCCGGCAATGGGCCCCGCTGCGACGGTTCACCCGACCCCGCGAGACCTTCTGCGAGACCCAGCGGGCCATCGCCGCCCTGATCTCCGACCGGGCCGCCAAACGCCCCACCCGCCGCGAGTACAGCACCGAACTCATCCTCGCCCGCGACGCCGCTCACTGA
- the paaB gene encoding 1,2-phenylacetyl-CoA epoxidase subunit PaaB, whose amino-acid sequence MSREAEGAMASWEVFLRPRRGLAHQHVGSVRAVDPDMALEHARDLYTRRGDPLSLWVVRSEAVHTASPTERDPFFANARHKPYRYPEHFAPLAEGGDQRDD is encoded by the coding sequence GTGAGCCGGGAGGCCGAGGGAGCGATGGCGTCCTGGGAGGTCTTTCTGCGGCCGCGCCGGGGGCTCGCCCACCAGCACGTCGGTTCGGTCCGGGCGGTCGATCCGGACATGGCGCTGGAGCACGCCCGCGACCTGTACACCCGTCGCGGTGACCCCCTGTCCCTGTGGGTGGTCCGCTCCGAGGCCGTTCACACGGCCTCCCCCACCGAACGCGACCCGTTCTTCGCGAACGCCCGCCACAAGCCGTACCGCTACCCCGAGCACTTCGCACCGCTCGCCGAAGGAGGTGACCAGCGTGACGACTGA
- a CDS encoding tryptophan 2,3-dioxygenase, protein MNDSPSALADLSPDDPLTQPFHGASPYDEYVRASVLNSLQQPLTEAADEMGFLVTTQVMELWFTLIAHEWRAARDAFAKDDLDAATDALVRSRRAVEALVASWTPVAALTPHQFNGFRAAFGRASGFQSAMYRHMEFLLGDKSPALLRSHQGDPSVHEALRVAYHEPSLYDEVLRFLHRRGLPVPEPVRERDVTAPYESDPGVVAAWRLVYAGPQHHPLLALGELLTDIAERMLRWRFDHVLVVRRAMGTKTGSAGSSGVAWLEARAKRPVFPELWAVRGDV, encoded by the coding sequence ATGAACGACAGCCCGTCCGCGCTCGCGGATCTGTCCCCGGACGACCCGCTCACCCAGCCGTTCCACGGCGCGAGCCCCTACGACGAGTACGTGCGCGCCTCCGTCCTCAACTCCCTCCAGCAGCCGCTGACCGAGGCCGCCGACGAAATGGGCTTCCTCGTCACCACCCAGGTGATGGAGCTGTGGTTCACCCTGATCGCGCACGAGTGGCGGGCGGCCCGGGACGCCTTCGCCAAGGACGACCTGGACGCCGCGACGGACGCGCTGGTGCGCAGCCGCCGGGCGGTCGAGGCGCTGGTGGCGTCGTGGACACCGGTCGCCGCGCTGACGCCGCACCAGTTCAACGGGTTCCGGGCGGCGTTCGGCAGGGCGTCCGGCTTCCAGTCGGCGATGTACCGGCACATGGAATTCCTGCTCGGCGACAAGTCCCCCGCGCTGCTCCGGTCCCATCAGGGCGACCCGTCGGTCCACGAGGCGCTGCGCGTGGCGTACCACGAGCCGTCGCTCTACGACGAGGTGCTGCGCTTCCTGCACCGGCGAGGACTGCCGGTGCCGGAACCGGTGCGGGAGCGCGACGTGACCGCGCCCTACGAGTCGGACCCCGGTGTCGTCGCGGCGTGGCGGCTCGTCTACGCGGGTCCGCAGCACCATCCGCTGCTCGCACTCGGCGAGTTGCTCACCGACATCGCCGAACGGATGCTGCGCTGGCGCTTCGACCACGTCCTGGTGGTACGGCGGGCCATGGGCACCAAGACGGGCAGCGCCGGTTCGTCCGGCGTCGCCTGGCTGGAGGCCCGCGCGAAACGGCCGGTCTTCCCGGAGCTGTGGGCGGTACGCGGTGACGTCTAG
- the paaC gene encoding 1,2-phenylacetyl-CoA epoxidase subunit PaaC — translation MTTEGPGAAAGSPAAPAAGDLAVLASRLGDDALVLGQRLCQWITRAPTIEEDLALSNIALDLIGHARALLTLTGRLDGTGRSEDDFAFGRSDREFGNCLLTELPGGDFAVTIARQLVYSHYAVLYYEALATAAEAELAGFAARAAKEVDYHRRHADGWTVRLGLGTAESARRMQAGLDRVWPYTGELFAADDVVARLAAAGTAAPPAASQGEWRERVGAVVRQAGLALPTPDWQAAGGRSGLHSEEFGPLVAELQSVHRQFPGGNW, via the coding sequence GTGACGACTGAGGGACCCGGCGCCGCGGCCGGGTCGCCCGCGGCACCCGCCGCGGGCGACCTGGCCGTCCTCGCCTCCCGGCTCGGCGACGACGCCCTCGTCCTCGGCCAGCGCCTGTGCCAGTGGATCACCCGCGCGCCGACGATCGAGGAGGACCTCGCGCTGTCGAACATCGCCCTCGACCTCATCGGGCACGCGCGCGCCCTGCTGACCCTCACCGGGCGCCTGGACGGCACCGGTCGCTCGGAGGACGACTTCGCCTTCGGCCGCTCGGACCGCGAGTTCGGCAACTGCCTGCTCACCGAGCTGCCGGGCGGCGACTTCGCGGTGACGATCGCGCGGCAGCTCGTCTACAGCCACTACGCCGTCCTGTACTACGAGGCGCTCGCCACGGCCGCCGAGGCGGAGCTGGCCGGCTTCGCCGCGCGGGCGGCCAAGGAGGTCGACTACCACCGCAGGCACGCCGACGGCTGGACGGTGCGACTGGGCCTGGGGACCGCGGAGAGCGCCCGCCGTATGCAGGCCGGGCTGGACCGTGTGTGGCCGTACACCGGGGAGTTGTTCGCGGCGGACGACGTGGTGGCCCGGCTCGCCGCCGCCGGGACCGCCGCGCCGCCCGCCGCGTCGCAAGGGGAGTGGCGGGAGCGCGTGGGCGCCGTCGTACGGCAAGCCGGGCTGGCCCTTCCCACGCCCGACTGGCAGGCGGCCGGCGGCCGGAGCGGTCTGCACTCCGAGGAGTTCGGCCCACTCGTCGCCGAACTGCAGTCGGTGCACCGGCAGTTCCCCGGAGGTAACTGGTGA
- the paaD gene encoding 1,2-phenylacetyl-CoA epoxidase subunit PaaD, giving the protein MTGRTRVPLDEVRARVHDLPDPELPVVTLGELGVIREVRTAADGRLEVDFTPTFLGCPALSAIASAIAETLTRCGHADGRVRQVTAPAWSTDRITRAGRRKLAEHGIAPPGATTAPRPVRLGFGVPCPHCGSLATRPHSSFGPTRCQSILVCAACHETFPYLATV; this is encoded by the coding sequence GTGACCGGCCGGACGCGCGTTCCCCTCGACGAGGTGCGGGCCCGCGTGCACGACCTCCCGGACCCCGAGCTGCCGGTCGTGACGCTGGGCGAACTCGGTGTGATCCGCGAGGTGCGCACGGCGGCCGACGGCCGACTGGAGGTGGACTTCACCCCCACCTTCCTCGGCTGCCCCGCCCTGTCCGCGATCGCCTCGGCCATCGCCGAGACCCTCACCCGGTGCGGTCACGCCGACGGCCGCGTCCGCCAGGTCACGGCCCCCGCCTGGAGCACGGACCGGATCACGCGGGCCGGCCGCCGCAAGCTCGCGGAGCACGGTATCGCCCCGCCCGGAGCCACGACCGCGCCGCGGCCCGTGCGGCTCGGCTTCGGCGTCCCCTGCCCGCACTGCGGCTCCCTGGCCACCCGGCCGCACAGCTCCTTCGGCCCGACCCGCTGCCAGTCGATCCTGGTGTGCGCGGCCTGCCACGAGACGTTCCCGTATCTGGCCACGGTGTGA
- a CDS encoding acyl carrier protein, with the protein MSTIRQLLVELTGTIEYAEAIGDDEALAGSGIDSGDLVRLVLLVEQRTGVEITAADMEHLNTIDDYERFIAERSVAGSAGGA; encoded by the coding sequence ATGAGCACCATCAGGCAGTTGCTGGTCGAACTCACCGGCACGATCGAGTACGCCGAGGCCATCGGCGACGACGAAGCGCTGGCCGGCAGCGGCATCGACTCGGGTGACCTGGTGCGGCTGGTGCTGCTGGTGGAGCAGCGCACCGGGGTGGAGATCACGGCTGCCGACATGGAGCACCTGAACACCATCGACGACTACGAGCGGTTCATCGCCGAGCGTTCCGTCGCCGGTTCCGCGGGCGGCGCGTGA
- the kynU gene encoding kynureninase, whose product MTTALVAHAAALDAEAPLAHVRERFLLPAGIVYLDGNSLGPLPAAVPSALHDLVHRQWGTDLIRSWNSNGWWEAPTRIGDRVGRLIGAAPGQTVAGDSTSVQLYNALSAAAALRPDRPYLVTDPGDFPTDRYLTDAVAAQLGLEARRVSPADLEDFLDKEGDRVAVVCHSPVDYRTGELHHMAAPTRAAHEAGALVLWDLCHAAGAMPVQLDSLDVDFAVGCGYKFLSGGPGAPAFLYAARRHHADWRPPVTGWNGHADPFGLHDAYEPAPGIGKARIGTPPILSLLALEAALTVFDDVDMAQVRAKSLSLTGFFLDCAAQLLDGLGFEPVTPAVPERRGSQVSLRHAHAYGLARALESRGVIGDMRAPDLLRFGVNALYTSHAEILSAVTCLREISTTGAYDPTAVAAGAVT is encoded by the coding sequence GTGACCACCGCCCTCGTCGCACACGCCGCCGCCCTCGACGCCGAGGCGCCGCTCGCGCACGTCCGCGAGCGTTTCCTGCTCCCCGCGGGAATCGTCTACCTGGACGGCAACTCGCTCGGTCCGCTCCCGGCCGCCGTTCCGTCGGCCCTCCACGATCTCGTCCACCGCCAGTGGGGCACCGACCTGATCCGTTCGTGGAACAGCAACGGCTGGTGGGAGGCGCCGACAAGGATCGGCGACCGGGTGGGGCGGCTCATCGGCGCGGCGCCGGGCCAGACCGTGGCGGGCGACTCCACGAGCGTGCAGCTCTACAACGCCCTCAGCGCCGCCGCCGCGCTGCGCCCCGACCGCCCGTATCTCGTCACCGATCCCGGTGACTTCCCCACCGATCGTTACCTCACCGACGCGGTGGCGGCCCAACTGGGCCTGGAGGCACGGCGGGTGAGCCCGGCCGACCTCGAAGACTTCCTCGATAAGGAAGGCGACCGGGTGGCCGTGGTGTGCCACTCCCCCGTCGACTACCGCACGGGCGAGCTCCACCACATGGCCGCGCCCACGCGGGCGGCGCACGAGGCGGGCGCGCTGGTGCTCTGGGACCTGTGCCACGCGGCCGGGGCCATGCCCGTCCAACTCGACTCCCTGGACGTGGACTTCGCGGTCGGCTGTGGCTACAAGTTCCTCTCCGGCGGCCCCGGCGCACCGGCCTTCCTGTATGCGGCCCGACGCCACCACGCCGACTGGCGGCCCCCGGTCACCGGCTGGAACGGCCACGCCGACCCCTTCGGACTGCACGACGCGTACGAGCCGGCGCCGGGGATCGGCAAAGCCCGGATCGGCACCCCGCCGATCCTGTCGCTGCTCGCCCTGGAGGCGGCGCTGACCGTCTTCGACGACGTCGACATGGCACAGGTCCGCGCCAAGAGCCTGTCCCTGACCGGCTTCTTCCTGGACTGCGCCGCCCAGTTGCTGGACGGCCTGGGCTTCGAGCCGGTCACCCCGGCCGTCCCGGAGCGTCGCGGCAGCCAGGTGTCCCTTCGGCACGCGCACGCCTACGGGCTGGCCCGTGCCCTGGAGTCCCGGGGCGTCATCGGCGACATGCGCGCCCCCGATCTCCTGCGCTTCGGCGTCAACGCCCTGTACACCTCGCACGCGGAGATCCTCAGTGCGGTGACCTGCCTGCGCGAGATCTCGACGACGGGGGCCTACGACCCGACGGCGGTGGCCGCGGGCGCGGTGACGTGA